From the Malus domestica chromosome 17, GDT2T_hap1 genome, one window contains:
- the LOC103405984 gene encoding valine--tRNA ligase, mitochondrial 1-like, whose translation MSSPTAEADTIKKMKKEAKAKEKELKKQKALQKAIKLQEQQACASTLKTIKTKNARLLDDEDDNARDPETPFGQKKRMASQMAKMYHPRAVEKSWYEWWEKMGFFSADANSSKPPFVIVLPPPNVTGTLHIGHALTAAIEDTIIRWRRMSGYNAMWVPGMDHAGIATQVVVEKKLMSEKNLTRHDIGREQFVAKVWDWKKKHGSTILQQLRRLGASLDWSRGCFTMDEKRSNAVTEAFVRLHKQGLLYRANRIVNWDCVLRTAISDIEVDYIDIEERTLLRVPGYDSPVEFGVLTSFAYPLEEGLGEIVVATTRVETMLGDTAIAVHPNDKRYEHLHGKHAIHPFNGRRICIVLDEIVVDPEFGTGAVKITPAHDPNDFNAGKRHNLDFINIFTDDGKINEEGGEFAGMPRFEAREAVTEALKKKGLFKEAKNNEMRLGICSRSQDVVEPMIKPQWYLKCSGMGKQALDAVVDDEHRKLEIIPREYTAEWKRWLENIRDWCISRQLWWGHRIPAWYVVYEGDKQEDFGFIDDRWVIARNEEEAQAKASDAYQGNFQLIQDPDVLDTWFSSGLFPLSVLGWPDNTEDLKAFYPTAVLETGHDILFFWVARMVMLGMTLGGNIPFTKVYLHPMIRDAHGRKMSKSLGNVIDPLDVINGIDLEGLRKKLLEGNLDAKEVAVSEEGLKKDFPAGIWECGADALRFALVSYTAQHDKINLDIQRVESYSCWCNKLWNAVRFSLSILGDDYVPPSSVNPDLLPFSCQWILSVLNTSISKIISSLESYELSDAATAVHAWWQYQLCDVFLETIKPYFFGNDPKFASERGFARDTLWLCLEHGLRLLHPFMPFVTEELWQRLPSSGVHKRAISIMMCEYPSIVDCWTNERVESEMNLVETVVKSLRSLAKESRERRPAHVMCRNNLDWNIICSHRLEIEALAHLSSLTILSENDSFPTSTVSSGYEMCLVNEYLSVFLRVPRVKADPEKIREKMEKFILEREKLYLMINSPGYQEKTSEKIQESNADKLECLKQEISTLGRLWWMNSPGYRKKASEEDQACSADNLEFLEKEIMERLRCSFV comes from the exons ATGTCTTCCCCAACTGCAGAGGcagatacaatcaagaaaatgaagaaggaaGCAAAG GCAAAAGAGAAAGAATTGAAAAAGCAAAAAGCTTTGCAGAAAGCTATCAAGCTGCAG GAGCAACAAGCATGTGCTTCTACTTTGAAGACAATTAAAACGAAGAATGCAAGGCTtttggatgatgaagatgacAATGCAAGGGACCCGGAGACTCCATTCGGCCAGAAGAAAAGGATGGCCAGTCAAATGGCCAAAATGTACCATCCGCGTGCTGTGGAGAAGTC GTGGTATGAGTGGTGGGAGAAAATGGGGTTCTTCTCGGCAGATGCTAACAGCTCTAAACCTCCATTTGTGATT GTTTTACCGCCGCCCAATGTGACCGGCACCCTTCACATAGGCCATGCTCTTACTGCTGCTATTGAG GACACTATCATTCGTTGGCGGAGAATGTCCGGCTACAATGCCATGTGGGTGCCTGGAATGGATCATGCCGGGATAGCAACACAG GTGGTTGTTGAAAAGAAGCTTATGAGTGAAAAAAATTTAACCAGACATGATATTGGTCGTGAGCAATTTGTGGCTAAG GTTTGGGACTGGAAGAAAAAGCATGGGAGCACCATTTTACAGCAGCTCCGTCGCTTGGGTGCTTCTTTGGATTGGTCCCGTGGG TGCTTCACGATGGATGAGAAAAGGTCAAATGCCGTGACAGAGGCTTTTGTAAGGCTGCATAAGCAGGGGCTTCTCTACAG GGCTAATCGCATAGTGAATTGGGATTGTGTGTTGCGTACAGCTATATCTGACATTGAG GTGGATTACATCGATATAGAAGAAAGGACATTACTGAGGGTTCCTGGATACGATAGTCCTGTTGAATTTGGTGTGTTAACTTCATTTGCTTACCCTTTGGAGGAAGGTTTAGGTGAGATTGTGGTGGCCACCACTAGAGTGGAAACTATGCTCGGTGATACTGCCATTGCTGTACATCCTAATGATAAGAGGTATGAACATCTTCATGGAAAACATGCCATCCATCCTTTCAATGGACGAAGGATTTGTATAGTCCTTGATGAAATTGTTGTTGATCCAGAGTTCGGGACTGGTGCTGTGAAG ATTACCCCAGCCCATGATCCGAATGATTTTAATGCGGGAAAGCGCCATAACCTGGACTTTATTAACATCTTTACGGATGACGGAAAAATAAACGAGGAGGGTGGAGAATTTGCAGGAATGCCACGTTTTGAAGCCCGAGAAGCAGTGACAGAAGCACTAAAGAAGAAG GGTCTCTTTAAAGAAGCAAAGAACAACGAGATGCGACTTGGAATTTGCTCTAGAAGCCAAGATGTTGTGGAACCCATGATAAAGCCCCAATGGTATCTTAAATGCAGCGGTATGGGAAAGCAAGCCCTTGATGCTGTCGTAGATGATGAACACAGGAAGCTTGAGATCATCCCAAGAGAGTATACTGCTGAATGGAAGAG ATGGCTTGAGAACATTCGTGATTGGTGCATCTCGAGGCAACTTTGGTGGGGTCACCGTATTCCTGCATGGTATGTTGTTTATGAAGGCGATAAGCAGGAAGATTTTGGATTTATTGATGACCGATGGGTAATTGCTAGAAATGAGGAAGAGGCTCAAGCAAAGGCTAGTGATGCATATCAGGGgaattttcaattaattcaggATCCTGATGTCCTTGACACATGGTTTTCTTCTGGTTTGTTTCCATTGTCCGTGTTGGGCTGGCCAGATAACACAGAAGATCTGAAGGCTTTTTATCCGACTGCAGTTCTTGAAACTGGACATGATATTCTCTTTTTCTGGGTAGCTCGTATGGTAATGCTAGGAATGACATTGGGTGGCAACATACCTTTTACAAAG GTATATTTGCACCCAATGATTCGTGATGCCCATGGACGTAAAATGTCAAAATCCTTGGGGAATGTCATTGATCCACTTGATGTAATAAATGGTATTGATCTTGAAGGTCTACGGAAGAAGCTTTTAGAGGGAAATTTGGATGCCAAGGAAGTAGCCGTCTCAGAAGAAGGGCTAAAGAAAGACTTTCCTGCAGGAATTTGGGAATGTGGTGCAGATGCTCTCCGTTTTGCTCTCGTGTCTTATACTGCTCAG CATGATAAGATTAATTTGGACATCCAAAGGGTTGAGAGCTATAGTTGCTGGTGTAATAAATTGTGGAATGCAGTGCGATTTTCTCTGAGCATACTTGGGGATGACTATGTTCCACCCTCAAGTGTAAATCCGGATTTGCTTCCATTTAGTTGCCAGTGGATACTCTCGGTACTGAATACATCCATATCCAAAATTATTTCGTCACTGGAATCCTATGAGTTATCAGATGCGGCCACCGCAGTGCATGCTTGGTGGCAATACCAGTTGTGCGATGTTTTTCTTGAAACTATCAAGCCTTACTTTTTTGGTAACGATCCAAAGTTTGCATCTGAAAGGGGTTTCGCACGGGATACACTATGGTTATGTCTTGAACATGGGTTACGGTTGCTTCATCCTTTTATGCCATTTGTCACAGAAGAACTGTGGCAACGTCTTCCATCTTCCGGGGTTCACAAGAGGGCAATATCAATTATGATGTGCGAGTATCCATCCATTGTAGAT TGCTGGACAAATGAAAGGGTGGAGTCTGAGATGAACCTTGTAGAGACTGTTGTGAAATCTCTCCGTTCACTTGCAAAAGAAAGTCGTGAAAG GCGACCAGCTCATGTAATGTGTCGAAACAATTTGGATTGGAATATAATCTGCAGCCATCGACTGGAGATTGAAGCTCTTGCCCATTTGTCTTCTTTGACG ATACTCAGCGAGAATGACAGTTTTCCCACCAGCACCGTCTCCAGTGGATATGAGATGTGTCTTGTAAATGAATATCTGTCGGTTTTTCTGAGGGTTCCAAGAGTAAAGGCAGACCCTGAAAAGATCCGCGAGAAGATGGAAAAATTCATACT GGAACGGGAAAAGCTGTATCTGATGATAAACTCTCCTGGTTACCAAGAAAAGACATCTGAAAAGATTCAAGAATCCAACGCTGACAAGCTAGAATGCTTGAAGCAGGAAATAAGTACTCTGGGAAGGTTATGGTGGATGAATTCTCCTGGTTACCGAAAAAAGGCGTCCGAGGAAGATCAAGCATGTAGTGCTGACAATCTAGAATTCTTAGAGAAGGAAATAATGGAAAGGCTGCGATGCTCCTTTGTTTAA